The Papaver somniferum cultivar HN1 unplaced genomic scaffold, ASM357369v1 unplaced-scaffold_33, whole genome shotgun sequence genome includes a window with the following:
- the LOC113341984 gene encoding quinolinate synthase, chloroplastic-like gives MDSATLATRSSSYFGRLSSNNKNPNPSSLLLLCIKEKKDKKYLFKSLKSSNPSSSSVVTETSLGTSTSGEDNGGGGVVSSKFKRLVNEFETITEPIDKVKRILHYANLLPRFEDSDRVIENRVMGCTAQVWLVTKMDEYGKMRFYADSDSEITKGFCSCLIMLLDGALPEEVLKLTTQDLFALNVGLLPSKSQSRVNTWHNVFISMQKKTKSLVAEKQGKPPLKLFPSLVITADDIQPKGSYAESQAKFLFPDELKVTELVNVLKKKKIGVVAHFYMDPEVQGILTTAQQQWPHIHISDSLVMADMAVKMAKDGCQYITVLGVDFMSENVRAILDQAGFEKVGVYRMSDERIGCSLADAAASPTYTSYLEAASRSLPSLHVVYINTSLETKARAHELVPTITCTSSNVVNTILQAFAQVPDLNIWYGPDSYMGANIAELFQQMANMTNEEIALVHAKHDRESIRSLLPRLHYYQDGACIVHDIFGNEVVKRIQELYADAYLTAHFEVPGEMFALAMEAKRRGMGVVGSTQNILDFIKHRVQEALDRNLDEHLQFVLGTETGMVTSIVAAVRKLLGSVISTSDIAKINIEIIFPVCSDSVSRTSENASDGQHSADLNGVTKLSVIPGVATGEGCSIHGGCASCPYMKMNTLNSLLRVCQHLPNEKSIISSYEAGRFDSHTPLGNSVADVGCEPILHMQDFQATGKLPGKLVDHILDAASNKR, from the exons ATGGATTCGGCCACATTAGCAACAAGATCTTCATCTTATTTCGGAAGGTTATCATCgaataacaaaaaccctaatccATCTTCGTTACTTCTTTTATGTATCAAAGAGAAAAAAGATAAGAAATATTTATTCAAATCATTGAAATCTTCAAACCCTAGCTCATCTTCGGTAGTAACTGAAACTTCTTTAGGAACATCGACATCCGGTGAAGATAACGGTGGTGGTGGAGTTGTTAGTTCCAAATTTAAAAGACTTGTCAATGAATTTGAAACGATTACAGAACCAATCGATAAAGTTAAACGTATTTTACATTACGCGAATCTACTGCCTCGATTTGAGGATTCTGATCGAGTAATTGAGAACAGAGTTATGGGATGTACTGCACAAGTATGGTTAGTAACAAAAATGGATGAATACGGAAAGATGAGGTTTTATGCTGATAGTGATTCTGAGATAACTAAAGGGTTTTGTTCTTGTTTGATTATGTTATTGGACGGGGCTTTACCTGAGGAAGTATTGAAATTGACAACACAAGATTTATTTGCTTTAAATGTAGGATTGTTGCCGAGTAAGTCACAATCCAGAGTTAATACATGGCATAATGTATTCATTAGCATGCAGAAGAAAACTAAGAGTTTGGTTGCTGAAAAACAAGGGAAACCTCCGCTTAAGCTTTTTCCTTCTCTTGTTATTACTGCTGATGATATTCAGCCTAAAGGAAGCTATGCTGAATCTCAG GCGAAGTTCTTGTTCCCTGACGAATTAAAGGTTACAGAACTAGTCAAtgtgctaaagaagaagaaaattggtgTCGTTGCACATTTTTATATGGACCCAGAGGTTCAAGGCATCTTAACCACGGCGCAGCAGCAGTGGCCTCACATACATATATCCGATTCCTTGGTTATGGCAGATATGGCTGTTAAGATGGCAAAAGATGGATGCCAATATATCACAGTTCTGGGTGTAGATTTCATGTCAGAGAATGTACGAGCGATTCTTGATCAGGCTGGGTTTGAGAAG GTTGGTGTATACAGAATGTCCGATGAAAGAATTGGTTGCTCTTTGGCTGATGCTGCAGCAAGTCCTACGTATACAAGTTATCTCGAGGCAGCTTCGAGGTCCCTTCCTTCTTTGCACGTGGTCTACATAAACACATCATTAGAAACAAAGGCACGGGCCCATGAGCTCGTACCCACAATTACCTGCACTTCATCCAATGTTGTGAATACCATTCTTCAG GCATTTGCTCAGGTACCAGATTTGAACATATGGTATGGTCCTGATTCCTACATGGGGGCGAATATAGCAGAATTATTTCAACAGATGGCTAACATGACAAATGAGGAGATTGCATTGGTACATGCAAAACACGATAGGGAGTCCATAAGATCTTTGTTACCCCGATTGCATTATTATCAG gatGGGGCATGTATTGTGCATGACATTTTTGGGAATGAGGTTGTGAAAAGAATACAAGAATTGTATGCTGATGCATACCTAACAGCACATTTTGAAGTTCCTGGAGAAATGTTCGCCCTAGCAATGGAAGCCAAGAGAAGAGGAATGGGTGTGGTGGGTTCTACCCAAAACATattagattttataaaacatagAGTTCAAGAAGCTTTGGACAGGAACCTTGACGAGCACCTTCAGTTTGTATTAGGAACGGAAACAGGGATGGTCACGTCAATTGTTGCTGCAGTGCGTAAACTATTGGGCTCTGTGATTTCAACTTCTGATATAGCAAAAATCAACATTGAAATTATATTTCCAGTCTGTTCAGACTCAGTATCAAGAACCTCCGAAAATGCATCTGATGGACAACATTCTGCTGATCTAAATGGTGTCACTAAACTCTCAGTTATTCCTGGAGTAGCAACAGGAGAAGGGTGTTCCATCCATGGAGGTTGTGCATCCTGTCCGTACATGAAG ATGAATACCTTGAACTCACTCCTGAGAGTATGTCAGCATCTGCCAAATGAGAAAAGTATAATTTCATCATATGAAGCAGGAAGATTTGACTCCCATACCCCACTAGGAAATTCAGTTGCCGATGTTGGGTGTGAGCCAATTTTACATATGCAAGATTTCCAG GCCACCGGAAAATTGCCGGGGAAGCTCGTTGATCACATCCTTGATGCTGCAAGTAACAAGAGATAA
- the LOC113342096 gene encoding pyruvate dehydrogenase E1 component subunit alpha-1, mitochondrial-like: MDAFAVKQACKFAKEHVLQKGPIILEMDTYRYHGHSMSDPGSTYRSRDEISGVRQERDPVERIRKLVLAHYLTTDKCCASPWTRIGFTYRFSIC; encoded by the exons ATGGATGCTTTTGCTGTGAAGCAGGCATGCAAATTTGCAAAAGAGCATGTTCTGCAGAAGGGACCCATT ATTCTTGAAATGGACACTTACAGGTACCATGGGCACTCCATGTCGGATCCAGGCAGCACATACAGAAGCAGAGATGAGATTAGTGGTGTGAGACAG GAGCGTGATCCAGTAGAAAGAATAAGGAAGTTGGTGCTCGCTCATTACCTAACAACTGATAAGTGTTGTGCAAGTCCTTGGACTCGGATTGGATTTACATATAGATTTTCAATATGTTAA